A stretch of Blastocatellia bacterium DNA encodes these proteins:
- a CDS encoding tetratricopeptide repeat protein: protein MKILKAILLTLILSFTLLNPNLVIGVQSSANPQEAEMMQYLKTGAEQVQTGKFQEAIEPLKKALELKPDTTKEAIAHYLLGVAYTGLQKADEAIAEYKKSVSLKADFLNGQFALGKACFAAGQFEDALVAYKEVVKLDPKSANGFFSVGATYVSLKRYQEAIEPLQQSVKLQPKLAEGHYYLGQVYLQLANKEEADKELEVLKSLSSPLEKQLAKQMEKFAAATESKEIAPGNTKVEGRFLVGIAPIKNIAGVSMPINEMRARLVRRVLNAYFDCTPLDGENAEKVINTAKNQNCDYIVYTEILAGIDERPQTDRVEGIGQQTTTIKVRIKLLAVGSDKPEFETTVLTRENKAALGDFIGLAAVDTAIRDMLNELRKKVQ, encoded by the coding sequence ATGAAAATATTAAAAGCTATTTTACTAACATTAATTCTTTCTTTTACATTATTAAATCCTAATCTTGTCATAGGTGTGCAATCTTCAGCAAATCCACAGGAAGCTGAAATGATGCAATACTTAAAGACAGGTGCTGAGCAAGTCCAAACAGGAAAATTTCAAGAAGCTATTGAGCCGCTAAAAAAAGCATTGGAATTAAAACCTGATACAACAAAAGAAGCCATTGCACATTATTTATTAGGAGTTGCCTACACTGGTTTGCAAAAGGCAGATGAAGCAATTGCTGAATATAAAAAATCTGTAAGCTTAAAAGCAGATTTTCTTAATGGGCAATTTGCTTTAGGAAAAGCTTGTTTTGCAGCAGGACAGTTTGAAGATGCTTTAGTTGCATATAAAGAAGTTGTAAAGCTTGACCCAAAATCAGCTAATGGATTTTTTAGCGTTGGTGCTACTTATGTCTCTCTAAAACGCTATCAAGAAGCAATTGAACCATTGCAACAATCAGTTAAATTACAACCAAAATTAGCTGAGGGTCATTATTACTTAGGCCAAGTTTACCTGCAACTAGCAAATAAAGAAGAAGCAGACAAGGAACTTGAAGTTCTAAAAAGTCTTAGCAGCCCATTAGAAAAACAACTTGCCAAGCAAATGGAAAAATTTGCTGCTGCTACAGAAAGTAAAGAAATTGCCCCTGGCAACACAAAAGTTGAAGGTAGATTTTTAGTTGGTATTGCACCTATTAAAAATATAGCAGGCGTGTCTATGCCTATTAATGAAATGCGTGCGCGTTTAGTGCGCCGGGTCTTAAATGCCTATTTTGATTGTACTCCGCTAGATGGAGAAAATGCAGAAAAAGTTATTAACACTGCTAAAAATCAAAATTGTGACTATATTGTTTATACGGAAATCTTAGCTGGTATAGATGAACGTCCTCAAACAGATAGAGTTGAAGGTATTGGACAACAAACTACAACAATAAAAGTAAGAATAAAACTTTTAGCTGTTGGTAGTGATAAACCAGAGTTTGAAACAACTGTACTTACTAGGGAAAATAAAGCTGCTCTAGGTGATTTTATTGGCCTTGCTGCTGTTGATACGGCTATCAGAGATATGTTAAATGAGCTAAGAAAAAAAGTTCAATAA